A window of the Henckelia pumila isolate YLH828 chromosome 3, ASM3356847v2, whole genome shotgun sequence genome harbors these coding sequences:
- the LOC140890292 gene encoding non-specific lipid-transfer protein 1-like codes for MAYNSGVFIGILVLSMVVANMPGLTQSISCAEALEFLLPCQSFLMGSGDISVPCCQGTKALSQASSTQADRQSVCQCLKQAAASVNVNVDRAKQLPQLCNVSVPVPVQPDVNCDAIPVVVGLMNRYKNMEIKALEPSEGLHL; via the exons ATGGCTTACAATTCCGGAGTTTTTATTGGGATACTAGTTTTGTCGATGGTAGTAGCGAACATGCCAGGTCTAACACAGTCCATATCTTGCGCAGAAGCGCTCGAATTTCTATTACCATGTCAGTCatttctgatgggatccggtgatATTAGTGTTCCTTGTTGCCAAGGCACTAAGGCGTTGTCGCAAGCTTCTTCTACGCAAGCAGATCGTCAATCTGTTTGCCAATGCCTTAAGCAAGCTGCTGCTTCTGTAAATGTCAATGTCGACAGAGCGAAGCAACTTCCTCAACTATGCAATGTCAGCGTTCCTGTCCCCGTTCAACCCGACGTGAATTGCGACGC GATTCCGGTAGTCGTTGGATTAATGAACCGCTACAAGAACATGGAGATTAAGGCCTTGGAGCCTTCTGAGGGGCTGCATCTATAG
- the LOC140886070 gene encoding non-specific lipid-transfer protein 3-like, with the protein MAKMILMVVLCLMALVQSPVPVAAIDCATIMESMFPCSSYLSNFLPLMPGIQCCNGANTVATAGDTDSLCKCLRSSPLSPVFLPAKAQKLPNLCNLSGFLPLVKCLLPSSNPVPIPRVIPIPPGA; encoded by the exons ATGGCGAAAATGATTTTAATGGTGGTGTTGTGTTTAATGGCTCTAGTTCAGAGCCCTGTACCTGTGGCCGCAATTGACTGTGCAACGATTATGGAAAGCATGTTTCCTTGTTCGTCGTATCTCAGCAATTTTCTTCCTCTCATGCCCGGAATTCAGTGTTGCAATGGTGCCAACACCGTTGCTACTGCTGGAGATACGGATAGTTTATGCAAGTGTTTAAGATCAAGCCCGTTGAGTCCTGTATTCTTACCTGCTAAAGCTCAGAAACTTCCAAATCTATGCAATCTTTCGGGCTTCCTACCCCTTGTCAAGTGCCT CCTACCATCGAGCAATCCTGTTCCGATTCCAAGGGTGATTCCTATTCCACCTGGGGCATAA
- the LOC140893592 gene encoding bZIP transcription factor 29-like translates to MANEKQTEIALSDPKQAKRILANRQSVARLKERKTRYIAKLEHKVQTIQTEATTLSAQLTLLQRDSACLANQNNELKLRLQAMEQQAQLRDAEWLNASRIGQMYSASCSL, encoded by the exons ATGGCGAATGAGAAACAAACTGAAATTGCATTAAGTGATCCGAAACAGGCCAAAAG GATTTTAGCTAACCGCCAATCTGTTGCTCGGTTAAAAGAACGGAAAACAAGATATATTGCAAAGTTGGAACACAAGGTCCAAACAATACAGACAGAAGCAACCACATTGTCCGCACAACTTACTTTGCTTCAG CGGGATTCTGCCTGTCTGGCCAACCAGAATAATGAGCTGAAGCTTCGGCTGCAGGCTATGGAACAACAGGCCCAACTTCGAGATG CTGAATGGCTGAATGCTTCAAGGATCGGACAGATGTACAGTGCTTCCTGTAGTTTATGA
- the LOC140893198 gene encoding non-specific lipid-transfer protein 1-like → MPSNSKLWAMGMLLISASWIISSAGAVPCTTAIATLAPCVDYLVGRAASVTVPCCQGADSLNQMVKTKPELQSLCECLKQAAKALGVLNDRAAAIPNVCSINVPVPISIDVDCSKIQSAYDGN, encoded by the exons ATGCCTTCTAACTCCAAATTATGGGCCATGGGAATGCTACTGATTTCAGCATCGTGGATAATAAGCAGCGCCGGCGCTGTCCCGTGCACCACGGCCATCGCAACGCTGGCGCCGTGCGTCGATTACCTCGTGGGCAGGGCGGCCAGCGTGACGGTTCCGTGCTGCCAGGGTGCGGACTCGCTCAACCAGATGGTTAAGACCAAGCCGGAGTTGCAAAGTCTGTGCGAATGCCTTAAACAGGCCGCCAAAGCGTTGGGGGTTTTGAACGACCGAGCCGCCGCGATCCCCAATGTTTGCAGTATAAATGTTCCGGTTCCGATTAGCATTGATGTTGACTGCAGCAA GATCCAATCCGCGTATGATGGCAATTAA
- the LOC140886205 gene encoding non-specific lipid-transfer protein-like has protein sequence MVGRLTTAEIQCNDALAHMVPCEMFLLSGDASPSSACCDAVQSLDKIATESPVDRRAICRCFKDTARSFPVDLAKAQQLPKLCKVAERVAIDPNVDCNRI, from the exons ATGGTTGGCCGTCTCACCACGGCGGAGATTCAGTGTAACGACGCGTTAGCCCATATGGTTCCATGTGAGATGTTCCTTCTAAGTGGGGATGCTTCACCGAGCTCCGCGTGCTGCGACGCCGTGCAGTCCCTGGACAAGATCGCCACCGAGTCTCCCGTCGACCGGAGAGCCATTTGCCGGTGTTTCAAGGACACGGCGAGGTCTTTCCCCGTTGATCTTGCCAAAGCCCAGCAACTTCCAAAGCTCTGCAAAGTCGCAGAACGCGTCGCCATCGACCCCAATGTCGACTGCAACAG GATTTGA
- the LOC140887434 gene encoding EH domain-containing protein 1-like — protein MEISSVTMNSYSKENRKMYQTWFDIADYDGDGRLTGKDAIAFFALSNLSRPELKQVWAIADSKRQGFLGLKEFITAMQLLSLAQEGHELTSDLLKDIDNLETLSPPSIEGLDTFAEKHRIPISNIHSEINGSTQPQTTTAKSLFSKKSKNKSITSFAAITSVVDGLKMLYNEKLKPLEATYLFNDFVSPALTTSDFDAKPMVMLLGQYSTGKTTFIKHLLQCNYPGAHIGPEPTTDRFIVVMSGPDERNIPGNSVAVHADLPFTGLTSFGGSFLSKFECAQMPHPLLEHITLVDTPGVLSGEKQRTQRSYDFTGVISWFAAKCDLILLLFDPHKLDISDEFKRVISSLRGHDDKIRVVLNKADQVDTQQLMRVYGALMWSLGKVLNTPEVARVYIGSFDQKPMNEAVGPVGKELFEKEQDDLLQDLIDIPKKACDRRINEFVKRARAVKIHAYIISHLKKEMPALMGKSKTQKKLIANLDNVFAKVQREFHLPAGDFPDVDQFKEVLARYNIDDFEKLKPKMIQTVDEMLGYDIPELLKNLRNLQD, from the exons ATGGAAATCTCATCAGTCACGATGAACTCTTACTCCAAGGAGAACCGGAAAATGTATCAAACTTGGTTCGACATCGCCGATTATG ATGGTGATGGACGTTTGACTGGGAAGGATGCCATTGCCTTCTTCGCTTTGTCCAATTTATCCAGGCCTGAACTCAAGCAG GTTTGGGCAATTGCTGACTCAAAAAGACAAGGATTTCTcggattgaaggagttcatcactGCAATGCAG CTTCTATCTCTGGCGCAAGAAGGACATGAACTGACCTCAGATCTCCTGAAGGACATAG ATAATCTTGAAACATTGAGTCCTCCGTCTATTGAAGGTTTGGATACCTTTGCTGAA AAGCATAGAATTCCGATATCAAATATCCATTCTGAAATTAATG GAAGTACTCAACCGCAGACAACTACGGCTAAGAGTTTGTTTAGCAAGAAGTCTAAAAACAAG AGCATCACCTCATTTGCAGCCATTACTTCGGTTGTTGATGGTTTGAAGATGTTATACAACGAAAAGTTGAAGCCACTAGAAGCTACTTATCTCTTTAATGATTTTGTTTCTCCTGCCTTG ACTACTAGTGATTTTGATGCCAAACCAATGGTTATGCTTTTGGGTCAGTACTCAACTGGAAAAACCACATTTATAAAACACTTGCTCCAGTGTAACTATCCAG GTGCTCATATTGGACCTGAGCCCACCACAGATAGATTCATAGTTGTCATG TCTGGGCCAGATGAACGCAACATTCCTGGCAATAGTGTTGCTGTTCATGCAGATTTGCCGTTTACTGGATTGACAAGTTTTGGTGGATCTTTTTTGTCTAAATTCGAGTGTGCTCAAATGCCACATCCC TTGCTTGAACACATCACACTTGTTGACACTCCTGGGGTTCTATCTGGCGAAAAACAACGGACCCAAAGGAGCTATGATTTCACAGGTGTAATATCATGGTTTGCTGCAAAATGTGACCTAATTCTCCTTTTGTTTGACCCTCATAAACTCGACATAAGTGATGAATTCAAGCGGGTCATTTCATCGTTACGTGGACATGACGACAAGATACGTGTCGTCCTGAATAAAGCAGATCAAGTTGACACTCAACAG TTGATGAGAGTTTATGGAGCACTAATGTGGTCACTTGGGAAAGTTTTGAACACTCCAGAGGTGGCGCGAGTTTATATAGG GTCATTCGACCAAAAACCTATGAATGAAGCTGTTGGACCAGTGGGGAAGGAACTATTTGAAAAAGAGCAAGATGACCTCCTGCAAGACTTGATTGACATCCCCAAAAAGGCTTGCGATCGACGG ATCAATGAATTTGTCAAACGCGCTAGAGCCGTCAAGATCCATGCCTACATAATTAGTCATCTCAAGAAGGAAATGCCTGCCTTAATGGGCAAATCAAAAACTCAGAAGAAACTTATAGCTAATCTGGATAACGTATTTGCAAAG GTCCAACGAGAATTTCATCTCCCTGCGGGGGACTTTCCTGATGTTGATCAGTTTAAGGAGGTCTTGGCTCGTTATAACATTGATGATTTTGAGAAACTTAAGCCCAAAATGATTCAAACTGTTGATGAAATGCTTGGTTATGACATCCCagaattattgaaaaatttAAGGAACCTGCAAGATTGA